The following are encoded together in the Hyalangium minutum genome:
- a CDS encoding lipocalin-like domain-containing protein produces MLKERLVGTWQLIAVEGRLPDGSRNHPYGKNPLGMLIYDSHGNMAVQLMNRNRPSFTSADLKGSTGQEAKEALDGAAVYFGSYETDEQTARVCHHIQGSVFPNWIGTVQRRRATLEGNRLVLSTGPLLMGGTESEIVLEWQRVAPSEVT; encoded by the coding sequence ATGCTCAAAGAGAGACTTGTTGGCACCTGGCAACTCATCGCCGTCGAGGGCCGCTTGCCTGATGGCAGCCGGAACCACCCTTACGGGAAGAATCCCCTCGGCATGCTGATCTATGACAGCCACGGGAACATGGCGGTGCAACTCATGAACCGAAACCGCCCTTCCTTCACGTCCGCAGACTTGAAGGGGAGCACAGGACAGGAGGCAAAAGAAGCGCTCGACGGGGCCGCCGTGTACTTCGGGAGCTACGAGACCGACGAGCAGACGGCGAGGGTCTGCCACCACATCCAGGGCAGCGTCTTTCCGAACTGGATTGGAACTGTTCAGAGAAGGAGGGCAACCTTGGAAGGCAACCGGCTGGTCTTGAGCACGGGCCCCCTGCTGATGGGAGGCACCGAATCCGAGATCGTCCTGGAATGGCAGCGCGTGGCCCCATCAGAAGTGACATAG
- a CDS encoding methyltransferase domain-containing protein, translating into MHPTFRRMGPSELLPRYIFVESLIARRRVLEVDSVASTGGESARFLLERGARVVVACDADLAAVEAAQKAHGGPTLRYRANHYEDLEPGSFDAVLVADLAPYVRAPALLAELTRLVAKQGYLIGGLRSSGGLALWQLMEVEEDVPPTYGQLLDVLSTHFPHVEVATQSPLLGYQLAFERGEGLQVDGSLIRGGEAAYFVVMAGHEPARMVDPTWVQLPPEPLAFTRGRLEEVAQRAKAWEERTSKQKEVVSKLRTELSDREAEVTALHPKLELAKDEVARLTAQLEQARGSPEQARERDELAAKLRRRELELQVAQERLADAERRLTQQRLELEGVQRVQTEAQVKVLAAQEAHRLERARREESAAALEETRERLTQAYSEVGQLQDQLSNLRIDREKDRLAADRAQEQSEDRRRQADAARERELRIAEQYSQALAAVEHLKSELSQLKEASKASSDSLLIKEAELARVARGLEESRQRVSAAEAGRQEAEQRLEERAAELRGVETELEAARSAAARLKTELEALQRAEKEARETAAKYEEELQVTTGRMADLKEDREKAAAAFAQSLEAERELGEQRLSQVVAEERAKTEAVSVQLARETAAREALEQQIEQLRAQAQKESEALAEMARALAEAEQKVQELEAERKELRGQLAETEAALQSTRDALEAGQRRQAALEQELTGLRADFEAEQQRRAGLEQELTRLRAELSSEEQQRGGLEQELATLRSEVAAGQRERGGLEQELSGLRAELSASERQREGLQQELTGLRAELAAEGQRREEVRQALAGLQAELLSTRDSWTAAEALAVRTGEALEAERQGRAQLDTELAEVRATLETERGERARSGEALAQVRTELEGERHQRAQSDAARVEARAALEAEQARRAQVDTMLEQLRTALTEEQGQRARTDEASATLRGELATERQERARLEEALAELRTRLDSEQSGRSQDAEALAAVQGALGAERQRRLEADELLVQLRSGFAAEQEQRAQAETSLSQARTELETAGQEQKRLGTVLEEVRAELATEREAHTRLDEELSGVRAELAAERQGRSAGEAGLAELRAAFATERKEREAIEASLAEAQERLDTEQQEREQIAALLSEARKGWDSEREAAAQLRTELETLNAQLAEQQRSMAELKTLVEQERGASAESLSAAEAREKELRASLERLEAEKSAVEGSSREQLAALEEQRARVAALEQSLAAVEDQARQLTTRGEESDAAREQERATAREREAAWETERQSLLAGVAQFEAARAEIMRLGMELQRMLQALQQRDFHIAQMEGELNDARARLLAEHEQVELLGVQLESARRFAGRASVAEASLEAERSALEAARTDLEAARAELAKVQEALREEQERSGRFEKEGAAALETVRGELVQAQEALRTGQERIGRLETELAALESARAELAKSNETLRTEQERLSRIEAERASVVAERERLQSELTVAKAARVRLEGKVASLESATVETARQLETEKAERSRQSQAAEGAQETLQQREKETAEALAAAQQREREAQEAAQAAKQREKEAQERLATLQAEMPLLREAVESLGAEKRILLEDQSRLETQIRGLTARLEEAEAGKTPAVDPAMAEELERLKSEREKLEAELKELRETMARPKAAAVAKPTTVPQSARPTPAPLATPPKPTVGTRPTPAPIAAKPDPARKPATLPPIPGSPATRPPVAGTAPAAPVLKPGPGALASATVARRPVAAPARPPTLAPIPGAAGAPPGSNGPSSSVPTVGGPAGTSNGDGQE; encoded by the coding sequence ATGCATCCCACTTTCCGCCGCATGGGGCCCAGTGAACTGCTGCCCCGCTACATCTTCGTAGAGAGCCTCATCGCGCGCCGGCGGGTGCTCGAGGTGGACTCCGTGGCCTCGACGGGCGGCGAGAGCGCTCGTTTCCTGCTGGAGCGTGGTGCTCGGGTGGTGGTGGCCTGTGACGCGGACCTCGCCGCCGTGGAGGCCGCGCAGAAAGCCCACGGCGGGCCCACCCTGCGCTACCGCGCCAACCACTATGAGGACCTGGAGCCGGGCAGCTTCGATGCCGTGCTCGTGGCGGACCTCGCTCCGTATGTGCGCGCCCCGGCGCTGCTGGCCGAGCTGACACGGCTCGTGGCCAAGCAGGGCTACCTCATTGGAGGCCTGCGCAGCTCTGGAGGCCTCGCGCTGTGGCAGCTCATGGAGGTGGAGGAGGACGTGCCCCCCACCTACGGGCAGCTCCTCGACGTGCTCTCCACCCACTTCCCGCATGTGGAGGTGGCCACCCAGAGCCCCTTGCTGGGTTACCAGCTCGCGTTCGAGCGCGGCGAGGGACTCCAGGTGGATGGCTCGCTGATACGTGGCGGCGAGGCGGCCTACTTCGTCGTGATGGCCGGCCACGAGCCGGCGCGGATGGTGGACCCCACGTGGGTCCAGCTGCCTCCCGAGCCGCTCGCGTTCACCCGGGGGCGCCTGGAGGAGGTGGCCCAGCGCGCCAAGGCTTGGGAAGAGCGCACCAGCAAGCAGAAGGAGGTTGTCTCCAAGCTGCGCACGGAGCTGTCCGACCGCGAGGCCGAGGTGACCGCCCTTCATCCGAAGCTGGAGCTGGCGAAGGATGAGGTGGCCCGGCTGACCGCGCAGCTGGAGCAGGCTCGGGGCTCGCCCGAGCAGGCCCGCGAGCGGGATGAGCTGGCCGCCAAGCTGCGCCGCCGAGAGCTGGAGCTGCAGGTGGCGCAGGAGCGGCTCGCCGATGCCGAGCGCCGCCTGACGCAGCAGCGCCTGGAACTGGAGGGCGTGCAGCGCGTCCAGACCGAGGCGCAGGTGAAGGTGCTGGCCGCTCAGGAGGCCCATCGGCTGGAGCGTGCCCGCCGCGAGGAGTCCGCCGCCGCGCTGGAGGAGACGCGCGAGCGGTTGACCCAGGCGTACTCCGAGGTGGGCCAGCTGCAGGATCAGCTGTCGAACCTGCGGATTGATCGGGAGAAGGATCGGCTCGCGGCCGATCGGGCTCAGGAGCAGTCCGAGGATCGGCGGCGGCAGGCGGATGCGGCCCGGGAGCGGGAGCTGCGCATCGCCGAGCAGTACTCGCAGGCGCTCGCCGCGGTGGAGCACCTCAAGTCCGAGCTGTCGCAGCTGAAGGAGGCCTCGAAGGCGTCCAGTGATTCGCTCCTTATTAAGGAGGCGGAGCTGGCGCGGGTGGCCCGGGGGCTCGAGGAGAGCCGGCAGCGGGTCTCGGCGGCAGAGGCCGGGCGCCAGGAGGCGGAGCAGCGCCTGGAGGAGCGCGCGGCGGAGCTGCGTGGGGTGGAGACGGAGCTGGAGGCGGCGCGTTCGGCCGCGGCCCGGCTGAAGACGGAGCTGGAGGCGCTGCAGCGCGCCGAGAAGGAGGCCCGAGAGACCGCCGCCAAGTACGAGGAGGAGCTCCAGGTCACCACCGGGCGCATGGCGGACCTCAAGGAGGACCGCGAGAAGGCCGCCGCGGCGTTCGCCCAGTCGCTCGAGGCCGAGCGGGAGCTGGGGGAGCAGCGGCTCTCCCAGGTGGTCGCGGAGGAACGGGCGAAGACGGAGGCGGTGTCCGTCCAGCTCGCGCGGGAGACGGCGGCACGAGAGGCTCTGGAACAGCAGATCGAGCAGCTCCGGGCCCAGGCTCAGAAGGAGTCCGAGGCTCTGGCAGAGATGGCTCGGGCGCTGGCCGAGGCCGAGCAGAAGGTCCAGGAGCTGGAGGCGGAGCGCAAGGAGCTGCGAGGCCAGCTGGCCGAGACCGAGGCCGCGCTTCAGAGTACTCGAGACGCGCTCGAGGCCGGACAGCGGCGCCAGGCAGCGCTGGAGCAGGAGCTGACCGGTCTGCGCGCCGACTTTGAGGCGGAGCAGCAGCGCCGGGCCGGGCTGGAGCAGGAGCTGACCCGGCTGCGGGCGGAACTCTCTTCGGAAGAGCAGCAGCGGGGAGGCTTGGAGCAGGAGCTGGCCACCCTGCGGTCCGAGGTAGCCGCTGGACAGCGGGAGCGCGGAGGACTGGAGCAGGAGCTGAGCGGGCTTCGGGCCGAGCTCTCCGCTTCGGAGCGCCAGCGGGAAGGTCTGCAGCAGGAGCTGACGGGGCTGCGAGCTGAATTGGCCGCCGAAGGGCAGCGGCGTGAAGAGGTGCGGCAGGCACTGGCCGGCCTCCAGGCGGAGCTGCTGAGTACGCGTGACTCCTGGACCGCGGCCGAGGCGCTGGCGGTTCGGACGGGTGAGGCGCTCGAGGCGGAGCGGCAAGGGCGGGCCCAGCTCGATACGGAGCTGGCGGAGGTCCGCGCAACCCTGGAGACCGAGCGCGGAGAGCGTGCTCGGTCAGGGGAAGCGCTGGCCCAGGTTCGCACGGAGCTCGAGGGCGAGCGGCATCAGCGTGCTCAGTCCGACGCTGCACGGGTGGAGGCTCGTGCGGCGCTGGAGGCGGAGCAGGCTCGGCGCGCTCAAGTCGATACGATGCTGGAGCAGCTCCGGACCGCCCTGACCGAGGAGCAGGGGCAGCGCGCTCGGACCGACGAGGCCTCCGCGACGCTGCGCGGGGAGCTGGCCACCGAGCGCCAGGAGCGGGCCCGGCTCGAAGAGGCGCTCGCGGAGCTGCGGACCCGGCTCGACTCGGAGCAGAGCGGGCGCTCTCAGGACGCGGAGGCCCTCGCGGCGGTTCAGGGCGCGCTCGGCGCGGAGCGGCAGCGGCGCCTGGAGGCTGACGAGCTGCTGGTCCAGCTCCGCTCGGGCTTCGCGGCGGAGCAGGAGCAGCGCGCTCAGGCGGAGACATCCCTCTCCCAGGCTCGGACCGAGCTCGAGACGGCAGGACAGGAGCAGAAGCGGCTGGGCACCGTGCTCGAAGAAGTCCGCGCCGAGCTGGCGACGGAGCGCGAGGCCCACACCCGGCTCGATGAGGAGCTGTCGGGTGTCCGCGCGGAGCTCGCGGCCGAGCGCCAGGGCCGGTCCGCTGGGGAGGCGGGGCTCGCGGAGCTTCGGGCGGCGTTCGCGACAGAGCGGAAGGAGCGCGAGGCGATCGAGGCGTCGCTCGCAGAGGCCCAGGAGCGCCTGGACACCGAACAGCAGGAGCGCGAGCAGATCGCCGCGTTGCTCTCGGAGGCTCGGAAGGGCTGGGACTCCGAACGCGAGGCGGCGGCCCAGCTTCGCACCGAGCTGGAGACGCTCAACGCCCAGCTGGCGGAGCAGCAGCGCTCGATGGCGGAGCTGAAGACGCTCGTGGAGCAGGAGCGTGGCGCGAGCGCCGAGAGCCTCTCGGCGGCCGAGGCCCGCGAGAAGGAGCTGCGTGCCTCCCTGGAGCGTCTGGAGGCCGAGAAGAGCGCGGTGGAGGGCTCCTCGCGGGAGCAGCTCGCGGCCCTGGAGGAGCAGCGTGCCCGGGTGGCCGCGCTGGAGCAGTCCCTTGCGGCGGTCGAGGATCAGGCCCGGCAGCTCACCACGCGCGGCGAGGAGAGCGACGCGGCGCGGGAGCAGGAGCGGGCTACGGCTCGCGAGCGCGAGGCCGCGTGGGAGACCGAGCGCCAGAGCCTCCTGGCCGGTGTGGCCCAGTTCGAGGCTGCTCGCGCCGAGATCATGCGGCTGGGCATGGAGCTGCAGCGCATGCTCCAGGCGCTCCAGCAGCGCGACTTCCACATCGCCCAGATGGAGGGCGAGCTGAACGACGCCCGCGCCCGCCTCCTGGCGGAGCACGAGCAGGTGGAACTGCTCGGAGTCCAGCTCGAGTCCGCTCGGCGGTTCGCGGGACGTGCCTCCGTGGCGGAGGCCTCGTTGGAGGCCGAGCGCTCGGCGCTGGAGGCTGCTCGCACCGATCTGGAGGCCGCTCGCGCCGAGCTGGCCAAGGTTCAGGAGGCGCTGCGCGAGGAGCAGGAGCGGAGCGGGCGCTTCGAGAAGGAAGGCGCGGCCGCCCTGGAGACGGTGCGCGGCGAGCTCGTCCAGGCGCAGGAGGCGCTGCGGACAGGACAGGAGCGCATCGGTCGCCTCGAAACCGAACTGGCGGCGCTGGAGTCCGCCCGCGCCGAGCTGGCCAAGAGCAACGAGACACTCCGGACCGAGCAGGAGCGCCTCAGCCGCATCGAGGCCGAGCGTGCGAGCGTGGTGGCTGAGCGGGAGCGGCTCCAGTCGGAGCTGACCGTGGCGAAGGCGGCCCGCGTGCGGCTGGAAGGGAAGGTTGCGAGCCTGGAGAGCGCGACGGTGGAGACGGCGCGGCAGCTCGAGACCGAGAAGGCCGAGCGCTCGCGCCAGTCCCAGGCCGCGGAAGGGGCTCAGGAGACGCTCCAGCAGCGCGAGAAGGAGACCGCCGAGGCCCTGGCGGCGGCCCAGCAGCGCGAGAGAGAGGCCCAGGAGGCGGCCCAGGCCGCGAAGCAGCGCGAGAAGGAGGCCCAGGAGCGCCTCGCGACGCTCCAGGCGGAGATGCCTCTGCTGCGCGAGGCGGTGGAGAGCCTCGGCGCGGAGAAGCGGATCCTCCTGGAGGACCAGAGCCGGCTCGAGACCCAGATCCGCGGACTCACGGCCCGCTTGGAAGAGGCCGAGGCAGGCAAGACGCCCGCTGTCGATCCCGCCATGGCCGAGGAGCTGGAGCGGCTCAAGAGCGAGCGCGAGAAGCTTGAGGCGGAGCTGAAGGAGCTGCGAGAGACCATGGCCCGGCCCAAAGCCGCTGCGGTCGCCAAGCCCACGACGGTTCCGCAGTCCGCGCGTCCCACCCCCGCGCCCTTGGCCACCCCGCCCAAGCCCACGGTCGGCACCCGACCCACGCCAGCCCCGATTGCCGCCAAGCCTGATCCGGCCCGGAAGCCCGCGACGCTCCCTCCGATTCCAGGGAGCCCGGCGACCCGGCCCCCCGTAGCCGGAACGGCTCCGGCGGCTCCCGTCCTCAAGCCGGGCCCCGGAGCGTTGGCCTCGGCTACAGTCGCTCGGAGGCCCGTGGCCGCTCCGGCCCGTCCACCCACCTTGGCTCCTATTCCTGGGGCCGCTGGGGCGCCGCCCGGCTCCAACGGGCCGAGCAGCTCGGTCCCCACCGTGGGGGGGCCTGCGGGCACCTCCAACGGAGACGGGCAGGAATAA
- a CDS encoding DUF6310 domain-containing protein — MRSRTWTVPLILILLSACATMDPSPGELEDPSPQSPRFANLQRAAQYPWTDDGHCVVREASNEWPILAERCFHALDRDRVRFRDVTKRCAVAYADAAAPAVVALCVFAAPEIVVGAVIVVGAVVVAAAIQEGIDAYQRNASRERAKPQAQTQPAQEPLANRTPKPKGSPSGDMFPPPPETTPRRPSCEPIPVRHAGGDVPHNECADKFPPNRYPGMDVFVGGERFDALQVGVRVLWEIKTHRFDTYPDFIRRRELEKAVEQLKKELGAARACGYDFVVGVSTQAHKDALREALPELNIVVTGCIR; from the coding sequence ATGCGTTCGCGAACTTGGACCGTCCCCCTGATCCTGATCCTGCTCTCGGCCTGCGCCACGATGGATCCGAGCCCGGGAGAGCTGGAGGACCCGAGTCCCCAGAGTCCGAGATTCGCCAACCTTCAGCGGGCGGCGCAGTACCCGTGGACGGATGACGGGCATTGCGTGGTGAGGGAAGCCTCCAACGAGTGGCCGATCCTTGCGGAGCGGTGCTTTCACGCTCTTGATCGCGACAGGGTCAGGTTCCGGGATGTCACCAAAAGATGCGCTGTCGCCTACGCGGATGCAGCCGCTCCCGCAGTCGTGGCCCTCTGTGTCTTTGCGGCACCCGAGATCGTCGTCGGTGCAGTGATTGTTGTTGGTGCGGTGGTGGTGGCCGCCGCCATCCAAGAGGGGATTGATGCTTATCAACGGAACGCATCCCGCGAGCGCGCGAAGCCCCAGGCTCAAACGCAGCCCGCTCAGGAACCGTTAGCGAACCGAACGCCAAAGCCAAAGGGATCACCCTCCGGAGACATGTTCCCCCCACCGCCAGAAACCACGCCGCGCCGTCCGTCGTGCGAGCCCATCCCGGTGCGGCACGCGGGCGGAGATGTCCCGCATAATGAGTGCGCCGATAAGTTTCCGCCCAACCGTTACCCCGGCATGGACGTATTCGTGGGCGGTGAGCGCTTCGATGCGCTGCAAGTCGGTGTGCGCGTGCTGTGGGAGATCAAGACCCACCGATTTGACACCTATCCTGACTTTATCCGGAGGCGGGAGCTTGAGAAGGCGGTGGAGCAATTGAAGAAGGAACTCGGCGCTGCGCGGGCCTGTGGATACGACTTCGTCGTTGGGGTGAGCACGCAAGCGCACAAAGACGCGCTGCGCGAAGCGCTTCCCGAACTCAATATCGTCGTTACGGGGTGCATACGATGA
- the dapF gene encoding diaminopimelate epimerase has protein sequence MAERERIFKYHGLGNDFVVLDRRQTGVDIDAETSRWMCDRRRGIGADGVLSLLPSKAGVARMVVHNADGSIAEMCGNGLRCAVKYLADHADGRPERLNVETGAGVLSCVPGYKADGVAEVDISMGPARLVAPNLPSGATGQPFLDAPVPGHPGLRGFAVSMGNPHLVLLDRPLEEAERLGPTLEVHPAFKDRTNVEFVRVDPDGLTVVVWERGCGLTQACGTGACASATAAVLAQRLPADAWLRVTLPGGDLQIRVPPDLSDIRLRGPVAFVFEGVVRAPPGR, from the coding sequence GTGGCGGAACGCGAACGCATCTTCAAGTATCACGGGCTCGGCAACGACTTCGTCGTGCTCGATCGGCGCCAGACGGGCGTGGACATCGACGCCGAGACGTCGCGGTGGATGTGCGACCGGCGGCGAGGCATCGGTGCGGACGGAGTGCTCTCCCTGCTCCCCTCGAAGGCCGGCGTGGCGCGGATGGTGGTGCATAACGCCGACGGCAGCATCGCGGAGATGTGCGGCAATGGTCTGCGCTGTGCAGTGAAGTACCTCGCGGACCACGCGGACGGCCGCCCCGAGCGCCTCAATGTGGAGACCGGCGCGGGGGTGCTCTCATGCGTCCCGGGCTACAAAGCCGATGGGGTGGCTGAGGTGGACATCTCCATGGGTCCTGCCCGGCTGGTGGCGCCCAACCTACCCTCGGGAGCCACGGGCCAGCCATTCCTGGATGCGCCTGTTCCGGGACACCCTGGGCTGCGTGGCTTCGCGGTGAGCATGGGCAATCCTCACCTGGTGTTGCTCGACCGCCCGCTGGAGGAGGCCGAGCGCCTGGGCCCGACCTTAGAGGTCCACCCCGCGTTCAAGGATCGAACCAATGTCGAGTTCGTCCGGGTGGACCCAGACGGTCTCACTGTGGTGGTGTGGGAGCGCGGCTGCGGGCTGACGCAGGCCTGTGGAACGGGGGCGTGTGCCTCGGCCACGGCGGCGGTGCTGGCCCAGCGGCTCCCGGCAGATGCCTGGCTGCGCGTTACCCTGCCGGGAGGGGACCTGCAAATCCGGGTACCTCCCGACCTGTCCGACATCCGCCTCCGAGGACCTGTCGCGTTCGTCTTTGAGGGCGTTGTGAGGGCTCCACCGGGCCGGTAA
- a CDS encoding response regulator — protein MAGTILLVDDDHFFLELATDMLTRRGYRIVTAENALRALEEAGLTRFDLVITDVMMPGMDGFELTAKLRERDPDQEVLLISARPDVKGSEMALRAGAADCLTKPVDEDDLYLAVDRALQRVALRHERALLRDENLEFARYQNLHRRCLEFLAYPDLEGLQERVTADLAAVCDAQSAALWLVDDRGELVLRAYRGLLDRQFLVERMRPEGPLAARLRESSPWLMREERSPVLYVPLVAGGELMGLAQLSDPIGAEFLPEHVRQARVIGDFAAVGVKNGRRMLALQRLGLRDRDTAAYNLSYFTDYASKEIYKARRYGRTFSLLTFSIDNLPLVRVRLGAADAKKAVRGIIRALSRIIRDSDVIAKASDQEFYLLLPETDFFGALMFVRRAMAALRDEQDVQEVEGKLPLALVGGASTFPKDGEDFDELVHRCRRRMDERRASLQRRLLLDGLPFWDEVELLLGSPNSPKLPSDERAEPSRRGKVSDVLFDELQTEIARELLRDPGSRGLLYVGGPEIRSDLPIASGLETAPPELASRIYLLGRRVDLESHPAVTPVFLEGDDRVSRHEFLFWLSEHASYALIQRRGRGATWGFHSSDTAVVDGLISKLQAEYDLQPY, from the coding sequence GTGGCCGGCACCATCCTCCTCGTCGACGACGACCATTTCTTCCTCGAGCTCGCCACGGACATGCTCACGCGGCGCGGGTACCGCATCGTCACGGCGGAGAACGCCCTGCGTGCGCTGGAGGAAGCGGGCCTCACGCGGTTCGATCTCGTCATCACCGACGTGATGATGCCGGGCATGGACGGCTTCGAGCTCACGGCGAAGCTGCGGGAGCGGGATCCGGACCAGGAGGTTCTCCTCATCAGCGCGCGGCCGGACGTGAAGGGCTCGGAGATGGCGCTCCGGGCCGGGGCGGCCGACTGCCTCACCAAGCCCGTGGACGAGGACGATCTCTACCTCGCGGTGGATCGCGCCCTGCAACGCGTGGCCCTGCGCCACGAGCGCGCCCTGCTGCGTGACGAGAACCTCGAGTTCGCGCGCTACCAGAACCTGCACCGCCGCTGCCTGGAGTTCCTGGCGTACCCGGACCTGGAGGGGCTGCAGGAGCGTGTCACCGCGGATCTGGCGGCGGTGTGTGACGCGCAGAGCGCGGCGCTGTGGCTGGTGGACGATCGCGGCGAGCTGGTGTTGCGGGCGTACCGGGGGCTGCTGGATCGGCAGTTCCTGGTGGAGCGGATGCGGCCCGAGGGTCCGCTGGCCGCGCGGCTGCGCGAGTCCTCGCCGTGGCTGATGCGCGAGGAGCGCTCGCCGGTGCTGTACGTGCCGCTGGTGGCGGGGGGGGAGCTGATGGGGCTGGCGCAGCTGTCGGATCCGATCGGCGCCGAGTTCCTCCCGGAGCACGTGCGGCAGGCGCGGGTGATTGGCGACTTCGCGGCGGTGGGCGTGAAGAACGGCCGCCGCATGCTGGCGCTGCAGCGGCTGGGGCTGAGGGACCGGGACACCGCGGCGTACAACCTGAGCTACTTCACGGACTACGCCTCGAAGGAGATCTACAAGGCGCGGCGCTACGGGCGGACGTTCTCGCTGCTGACGTTCTCGATCGACAACCTGCCGCTGGTGCGGGTGCGGCTGGGCGCGGCGGACGCGAAGAAGGCGGTGCGGGGCATCATCCGGGCGCTGTCGCGGATCATCCGGGACTCGGACGTCATCGCGAAGGCGAGCGATCAGGAGTTCTACCTGCTGCTGCCGGAGACGGACTTCTTCGGGGCACTGATGTTCGTGCGCCGAGCCATGGCGGCGTTGCGGGACGAGCAGGACGTGCAGGAGGTAGAGGGGAAGCTGCCGCTAGCGCTGGTGGGCGGGGCGAGCACGTTCCCGAAGGACGGCGAGGACTTCGACGAGCTGGTGCACCGCTGCCGGCGGCGCATGGACGAGCGCCGGGCCTCGCTGCAGCGGCGGCTGCTGCTGGACGGGCTGCCGTTCTGGGACGAGGTGGAGCTGCTGCTCGGGAGCCCGAACAGTCCGAAGCTGCCCTCGGACGAGCGGGCCGAACCCTCGCGGCGGGGCAAGGTGTCGGACGTGCTCTTCGACGAGCTGCAGACGGAGATCGCCCGCGAGCTGTTGAGGGATCCGGGCTCGCGCGGGCTGCTGTACGTGGGCGGGCCGGAGATCCGTTCGGACCTGCCCATTGCTTCGGGGCTGGAGACGGCGCCGCCGGAGCTGGCCTCGCGCATCTATCTGCTGGGGCGGCGGGTGGATCTGGAGTCGCACCCGGCGGTGACGCCGGTGTTCCTGGAGGGCGACGACCGGGTGTCGCGGCATGAGTTCTTGTTCTGGCTCTCGGAGCACGCCTCCTACGCGCTGATCCAGCGGCGGGGGCGGGGCGCGACGTGGGGCTTCCATTCCTCGGACACCGCGGTGGTGGACGGGCTCATCTCCAAGCTGCAGGCCGAGTACGACCTGCAGCCGTACTAG
- a CDS encoding DUF4388 domain-containing protein: MAQVRKILIADPDIESVRTLTRALRARGYQVHYAPDGSRALEICVLRHPDLVLFDEACRLLDARTFIQILRTNPRTEEVPVVLTTTNLDVDRLRGLRLAAHLKKPFNLDEVLSRLEHIFRRNEAAKDLKNDAQEIEGSLTQLGIPDLLQILGMNKRSGKLSLERGSERGEILVTEGRSVNARVGRVEGEKALFRLLAWTEGTFTFSPGTNLGKPRIDRAMDDALLEGMRQADEVNRLLPSLPPRTTRMVLAPDADLPQEQHPVTAQVVDLLRQPRALGEVLDLAPAPDLEVLGVLITLMQKGVARVAEGEGEGSGPLLGPAELHALRSRVLRGKSPLKVVTAKVFICGNGPAAARRLFAQLPGLAAVSAEPKAVKSGFGTLGRLELSEVLHLDFCVLPPAEAARPLWRPFSAGAVGALLMDSSEAAVRLAHYLAWEIRVPIAVLGSTVPDKLNGAPAGSIALGDDLTEALRGLLVQSLHPAPMTPGVQSETRAASSG; this comes from the coding sequence GTGGCCCAGGTCCGCAAGATCCTCATCGCAGATCCCGACATCGAGTCGGTGCGGACGCTCACGCGCGCGCTGAGGGCCCGGGGCTATCAGGTGCACTACGCGCCGGATGGCTCGCGGGCGCTGGAGATCTGCGTGCTGCGGCACCCGGACCTGGTGCTGTTCGACGAGGCGTGCAGGCTGCTGGACGCGCGCACGTTCATCCAGATTCTGCGGACGAACCCTCGGACGGAGGAGGTGCCAGTCGTCCTCACGACGACGAACCTGGACGTGGACCGGCTGCGCGGACTGCGGCTGGCGGCGCACCTGAAGAAGCCGTTCAACCTGGACGAGGTGCTGAGCCGGCTGGAGCACATCTTCCGGCGCAACGAGGCGGCGAAGGATCTCAAGAACGACGCCCAGGAGATTGAAGGCTCGCTGACGCAGCTGGGCATCCCGGATCTGCTGCAGATCCTGGGGATGAACAAGCGCAGCGGGAAGCTGAGCCTGGAGCGGGGCAGCGAGCGGGGAGAGATCCTCGTGACAGAGGGCCGCTCGGTGAACGCGCGGGTGGGGCGGGTGGAGGGAGAGAAGGCGCTGTTCCGGCTGCTGGCGTGGACGGAGGGCACGTTCACGTTCTCGCCGGGGACGAACCTGGGCAAGCCGCGCATCGACCGGGCGATGGATGACGCGCTGTTGGAGGGCATGCGGCAGGCGGACGAGGTGAACCGTCTGTTGCCCTCGCTGCCGCCGCGCACGACGCGGATGGTGTTGGCGCCGGACGCGGACCTGCCGCAGGAGCAGCACCCGGTGACGGCGCAGGTGGTGGACCTGCTGCGGCAGCCTCGGGCGCTGGGCGAGGTGCTGGACCTGGCGCCGGCGCCGGACCTGGAGGTGCTGGGCGTCCTCATCACGCTGATGCAGAAGGGCGTGGCGCGGGTCGCGGAGGGCGAAGGGGAGGGGAGCGGCCCGCTGCTGGGGCCCGCGGAGCTGCACGCGCTGCGGAGCCGGGTGCTGCGCGGGAAGTCACCGCTGAAGGTGGTGACGGCGAAGGTGTTCATCTGCGGCAACGGCCCGGCGGCAGCCCGGCGGTTGTTCGCGCAGTTGCCGGGACTGGCGGCCGTGTCAGCGGAGCCCAAAGCGGTGAAGAGCGGCTTCGGGACGCTGGGGCGGCTGGAGCTGAGCGAGGTGCTTCACCTGGACTTCTGCGTCCTGCCGCCGGCTGAGGCGGCCCGTCCGCTCTGGCGGCCGTTCAGTGCGGGAGCGGTGGGAGCGCTTCTGATGGACAGCTCCGAGGCGGCGGTGCGGCTCGCCCACTACCTGGCGTGGGAGATTCGAGTGCCCATCGCCGTGCTGGGCTCCACCGTGCCGGACAAGCTGAACGGTGCGCCCGCCGGATCCATCGCACTGGGAGACGATCTCACCGAGGCCCTGCGAGGCTTGCTCGTTCAGAGCCTTCACCCGGCCCCCATGACACCGGGAGTGCAGTCAGAGACGCGCGCCGCATCTTCGGGATGA